One stretch of Halobaculum marinum DNA includes these proteins:
- a CDS encoding Lrp/AsnC family transcriptional regulator, translated as MDEATRTLIDALVADARESTADLARQTGLDEAAVEEALADLEESGALRGYTAIVDWDELDREHVSAIVEVNVELDRETDYDDVAHRIAESSAVDSLRLMSGDYDFAVNVSGSSMGDVSRFVSEEVAPLPAVTKTVTHYVMETYKERGMTFTDGDDDDRLSVTP; from the coding sequence ATGGACGAGGCTACCCGAACCCTGATCGACGCGCTCGTCGCCGACGCCCGCGAGTCCACCGCAGACCTGGCCCGCCAAACTGGGCTGGACGAGGCCGCCGTCGAGGAAGCGCTTGCCGACCTCGAGGAGTCGGGTGCCCTGCGCGGCTACACCGCCATCGTCGACTGGGACGAACTCGACCGCGAGCACGTCTCGGCAATCGTCGAGGTGAACGTCGAACTCGACCGCGAAACCGACTACGACGACGTGGCGCACCGCATCGCCGAATCGTCGGCGGTCGACTCCCTGCGCCTGATGTCCGGCGACTACGACTTCGCCGTCAACGTCTCTGGCTCGTCGATGGGCGACGTGTCGCGGTTCGTCTCCGAGGAGGTCGCCCCCCTCCCGGCGGTGACGAAGACGGTCACTCACTACGTGATGGAGACGTACAAGGAACGCGGGATGACGTTCACCGACGGCGACGACGACGACCGACTCTCGGTGACGCCATGA
- a CDS encoding pyridoxal phosphate-dependent aminotransferase: MSGDRRTDGGTEQAPDAEAGADGGRGSRFAPADRVASVPPSGIREFFEVAEKRDDVISLGVGEPDFTAPWPARSAAVDSLERGRTSYTANRGTVELRRAIAERVTRYGQSYDPDEEILVTTGASEAVDLAFRAFVNPGDTVALPTPTYVSYEPGVRFAGGDPLPVHTHHEDDWALTPESLYDAGVDEADVLVLCYPNNPTGATMDADEMDAVADFCREHDLLVIADEIYAALTYDGDHESVATRPGMRERTVVINGFSKAYAMTGLRLGYAMGPPEAVAAMTKVHQYTMLSAPTTAQHAALAALDRCDDDVEQMRREYDRRRRYVVSRLREVGLDVSEPGGAFYAFPRVADVAPDGDARAFATELLDAEGVAAVPGTAFGEGGEGHIRISYATGLDDLKEAMARLERFLAES, from the coding sequence ATGAGCGGGGACCGACGCACCGACGGCGGCACGGAGCAGGCGCCCGACGCGGAGGCTGGCGCCGACGGCGGGCGCGGATCCCGCTTCGCGCCCGCCGACCGCGTCGCCTCGGTCCCGCCGTCCGGCATCCGCGAGTTCTTCGAGGTCGCCGAGAAGCGCGACGACGTCATCTCGCTGGGTGTGGGCGAACCGGACTTCACCGCCCCGTGGCCCGCGCGGTCGGCGGCGGTCGACTCCTTGGAGCGCGGTCGCACCAGCTACACGGCCAACCGGGGCACCGTGGAGCTCCGGCGAGCCATCGCCGAACGCGTCACCCGCTACGGTCAGTCGTACGACCCCGACGAGGAGATTCTCGTCACCACGGGCGCCTCCGAGGCGGTCGACCTGGCGTTCCGCGCGTTCGTGAACCCCGGCGACACCGTCGCGCTGCCGACGCCGACGTACGTCTCCTACGAACCGGGCGTCCGCTTCGCCGGCGGCGACCCACTCCCGGTCCACACCCACCACGAAGACGACTGGGCGCTGACCCCCGAGTCGCTGTACGACGCCGGCGTCGACGAGGCGGACGTGCTCGTGCTCTGTTACCCGAACAACCCGACGGGGGCGACGATGGACGCCGACGAGATGGACGCGGTCGCCGACTTCTGTCGCGAGCACGACCTGCTCGTCATCGCCGACGAAATCTACGCGGCGCTCACGTACGACGGCGACCACGAGTCGGTCGCGACCCGCCCGGGGATGCGCGAGCGGACGGTCGTGATCAACGGCTTCTCGAAGGCGTACGCGATGACCGGCCTGCGCCTCGGGTACGCGATGGGGCCGCCCGAGGCGGTCGCGGCGATGACGAAGGTCCACCAGTACACGATGCTGTCGGCGCCGACGACCGCCCAGCACGCGGCGCTGGCGGCGCTCGACCGGTGTGACGACGACGTCGAGCAGATGCGCCGCGAGTACGACCGCCGCCGCCGCTACGTGGTCTCCCGCCTGCGCGAGGTTGGGTTGGACGTCTCGGAGCCGGGCGGGGCGTTCTACGCGTTCCCCCGCGTCGCCGACGTCGCGCCCGACGGCGACGCTCGCGCGTTCGCGACCGAGTTACTCGACGCCGAGGGCGTCGCCGCGGTGCCGGGGACGGCCTTCGGCGAGGGCGGCGAGGGCCACATCCGCATCTCGTACGCGACGGGACTCGACGACCTGAAGGAGGCGATGGCGCGGCTGGAGCGGTTCCTGGCCGAGTCGTAG
- a CDS encoding HalX domain-containing protein has translation MTEDTTAADSASTDEQPVVLVVEDEPDLADLYAAWLGADYDVRTAYGGHEALDELDGAVDVILLDRRMPGLSGDEVLDEVRERGVDARVAMVTAVEPDFDIVAMGFDDYLVKPVTRESLLETVEGLYDRSKYDTRMQEFFAVSSKMGVLESEKGRAALEDSDEYRELEQRAAKLREELDESVAGFGDEDFEGAFRDLDGDDDEDLFDDADFDDL, from the coding sequence ATGACTGAGGACACCACTGCCGCCGACTCGGCCTCCACCGACGAGCAGCCGGTGGTCCTCGTGGTCGAGGACGAACCCGACCTCGCGGACCTGTACGCCGCGTGGCTCGGCGCCGACTACGACGTTCGAACCGCCTACGGCGGTCACGAGGCGCTCGACGAACTCGACGGCGCCGTCGACGTCATCCTGCTCGACCGCCGGATGCCCGGACTCTCGGGCGACGAGGTGCTCGACGAGGTCCGCGAGCGCGGCGTCGACGCGCGCGTCGCGATGGTGACGGCGGTCGAACCGGACTTCGACATCGTCGCGATGGGGTTCGACGACTACCTCGTCAAGCCCGTCACGCGCGAGTCGCTGCTGGAGACGGTCGAGGGACTGTACGACCGGTCGAAGTACGACACGCGGATGCAGGAGTTCTTCGCAGTCTCCTCGAAGATGGGCGTCTTGGAGTCCGAGAAGGGCCGCGCGGCGTTGGAGGACTCCGACGAGTACCGCGAACTCGAACAGCGCGCGGCGAAACTCCGCGAGGAACTCGACGAGTCCGTCGCCGGCTTCGGTGACGAGGACTTCGAGGGCGCGTTCCGCGACCTCGACGGTGACGACGACGAGGACCTGTTCGACGACGCCGACTTCGACGACCTCTGA
- the guaB gene encoding IMP dehydrogenase, protein MANDGFGGSPFSQKLEVPEALTFDDVLLRPKESRVEPDEADVSTRVSTNVALTIPVLSAAMDTVTESELAIAMAREGGLGVLHRNMTVEETAAEVERVKRADELVIRRENVVTASPDQPVSEVDAMMEYEGVSGAPVVDEEDRVLGIISGTDIRPYLEVGESDAVSEAMTDEVITAPEDVDAREALELMYDHKIERVPVVDDDNHLVGLVTMQGVLARREHTDAARDESGSLRVGVAVGPFEEERAVAADEAGADVLFIDCAHAHNLNVLDSAEAIKQEVEADVVVGNIGTREAAEAAVDFADGLKVGIGPGSICTTRVVSGAGMPQITAVAQVADVAAREDVPVIADGGIRYSGDAIKAVAAGADAVMLGSYFAGTDEAPGRVITMNGKRYKQYRGMGSVGAMSEGGGDRYLKDADEDEDFVPEGVEAATPYKGPLSSELHQLVGGMRSGMGYVGAETLPGFKERAEFVRVSQAGQTEGHPHDVTITDEAPNYSPE, encoded by the coding sequence ATGGCGAACGACGGTTTCGGCGGTAGTCCGTTCTCACAGAAGCTGGAGGTACCGGAAGCGCTGACGTTCGACGACGTGCTCCTTCGACCCAAGGAGAGTCGAGTCGAGCCAGACGAGGCCGACGTCTCGACGCGCGTGTCCACGAACGTGGCGCTAACCATCCCCGTGCTCTCGGCGGCGATGGACACGGTCACCGAGTCCGAACTCGCGATCGCGATGGCGCGCGAGGGCGGCCTCGGCGTCCTCCACCGGAACATGACCGTCGAGGAGACGGCCGCCGAGGTCGAGCGCGTCAAGCGCGCCGACGAACTCGTGATCCGCCGCGAGAACGTCGTGACGGCCTCGCCCGACCAGCCGGTCAGCGAGGTCGACGCGATGATGGAGTACGAGGGCGTGTCGGGCGCGCCCGTCGTCGACGAGGAAGACCGCGTGCTCGGCATCATCTCCGGCACGGACATCCGCCCGTACCTGGAGGTCGGCGAGTCCGACGCGGTCAGCGAGGCGATGACCGACGAGGTCATCACCGCGCCCGAGGACGTCGATGCGCGCGAGGCGCTCGAACTGATGTACGACCACAAGATCGAACGCGTCCCCGTCGTCGACGACGACAACCACCTCGTCGGCCTCGTGACGATGCAGGGCGTGCTCGCTCGCCGCGAGCACACCGACGCCGCCCGCGACGAGTCCGGGTCGCTGCGCGTCGGCGTCGCCGTCGGCCCGTTCGAGGAGGAGCGCGCCGTCGCCGCCGACGAGGCCGGCGCGGACGTGCTGTTCATCGACTGCGCGCACGCGCACAACCTCAACGTCCTCGACTCCGCGGAGGCGATCAAACAGGAGGTCGAGGCCGACGTCGTCGTAGGCAACATCGGCACGCGCGAGGCCGCCGAGGCCGCCGTCGACTTCGCCGACGGCCTGAAGGTCGGTATCGGGCCGGGCTCGATCTGTACCACCCGCGTCGTCTCCGGCGCCGGGATGCCCCAGATCACCGCGGTCGCGCAGGTGGCCGACGTGGCCGCTCGCGAGGACGTCCCCGTCATCGCCGACGGTGGGATCCGCTACTCCGGCGACGCGATCAAGGCGGTCGCCGCCGGCGCCGACGCCGTCATGCTCGGCTCGTACTTCGCGGGCACCGACGAGGCGCCCGGCCGCGTCATCACGATGAACGGCAAGCGCTACAAGCAGTACCGCGGCATGGGCTCGGTCGGTGCGATGTCCGAGGGTGGCGGCGACCGCTACCTCAAGGACGCCGACGAGGACGAGGACTTCGTCCCCGAGGGCGTCGAGGCCGCGACCCCGTACAAGGGGCCGCTCTCCTCGGAGCTTCACCAACTCGTCGGCGGCATGCGCTCTGGGATGGGCTACGTCGGCGCGGAGACGCTCCCCGGTTTCAAGGAGCGCGCCGAGTTCGTCCGCGTCTCGCAGGCCGGCCAGACCGAGGGCCACCCGCACGACGTGACCATCACCGACGAGGCACCGAACTACAGCCCCGAGTGA
- a CDS encoding DUF5794 domain-containing protein, protein MSTSAHPIALRLERQVGGATRLLATVMALPLIDGIFPALVIAGALTVPFGILETGLLIFGGSATMAVVLAEMEGTPREKAISILLLGAVLVPVAMVEAALAETIQSLLDTAVFHRFAAVVILAVAAKTASAEIGEYLPSPGAIIGLGLLASFQPSGAELVVSLDPDLLARAAAAAGVGVAFALSIALAGDHLRGRVDIDRFRFGSAVALGTLALSVSGLLPTEQPVALGVLCVTGLFAYDPGDGGDDLVEGDDDASGGQSAGPTAAGSVTTDGGDEVDVDHDTPSAAATSGVDADRDPDAGVAFGSTPTASTAGIDPVDSAGSANDDADDGAADGVDEPSRAPWL, encoded by the coding sequence GTGAGTACCTCAGCACACCCCATCGCGCTCCGCCTCGAGCGGCAGGTCGGCGGCGCGACCAGGCTGTTGGCGACCGTGATGGCGCTGCCGTTGATCGACGGCATCTTCCCGGCGCTCGTCATCGCCGGCGCGCTCACGGTGCCGTTCGGCATCCTCGAGACCGGCCTGCTCATCTTCGGTGGCTCCGCCACGATGGCGGTCGTCCTCGCGGAGATGGAGGGGACCCCTCGCGAGAAGGCGATCTCGATCCTCCTGTTGGGTGCCGTCCTCGTCCCGGTCGCGATGGTCGAGGCCGCCCTCGCCGAGACGATCCAGAGTCTCCTCGACACCGCCGTGTTCCACCGCTTCGCCGCGGTGGTGATCCTCGCGGTCGCGGCCAAGACCGCCAGCGCAGAGATCGGCGAGTACCTCCCGAGCCCCGGCGCGATCATCGGCCTGGGCCTGCTGGCGTCGTTCCAGCCCTCCGGCGCCGAGTTGGTCGTCTCGCTCGACCCCGACCTGCTCGCCCGTGCGGCCGCGGCCGCCGGCGTCGGCGTCGCGTTCGCGCTGTCGATCGCACTGGCGGGCGACCACCTCCGCGGGCGCGTTGACATCGACCGCTTCCGCTTCGGCTCGGCGGTCGCGCTGGGCACGCTGGCACTGTCGGTGTCGGGCCTGCTCCCGACGGAACAACCCGTCGCGCTCGGCGTGCTGTGCGTCACGGGGCTGTTCGCCTACGACCCCGGCGACGGCGGCGACGACCTCGTCGAAGGCGACGACGACGCCTCCGGCGGCCAGTCGGCTGGCCCGACTGCCGCGGGGTCGGTTACCACCGACGGCGGCGACGAGGTCGACGTCGACCACGACACGCCGTCGGCGGCGGCAACGAGCGGCGTCGACGCCGACCGTGACCCCGACGCGGGCGTCGCGTTCGGGAGCACGCCGACGGCGTCGACCGCCGGTATCGACCCGGTCGACTCTGCCGGCAGCGCAAACGACGACGCCGACGACGGCGCCGCCGACGGTGTCGACGAACCGTCGCGGGCGCCGTGGCTGTGA
- a CDS encoding DUF5795 family protein — translation MSNRVVEGRMVTPKRLAEIVEGDSVMDAEPIEDADRDCPECGGDVLSVGYMPSVTEFVTAYKCQECAWGETDRE, via the coding sequence ATGAGCAACCGCGTCGTCGAAGGACGGATGGTCACGCCGAAACGGCTCGCAGAGATCGTCGAGGGCGACTCCGTGATGGACGCCGAACCGATCGAAGACGCCGACCGGGACTGCCCCGAGTGTGGGGGCGACGTGCTGTCGGTGGGCTACATGCCGAGCGTCACGGAGTTCGTGACCGCCTACAAGTGCCAGGAGTGCGCGTGGGGCGAAACCGACCGCGAGTAA
- a CDS encoding DUF7344 domain-containing protein: protein MQPQQNTGTLGDYFTVLSDGHRRRLLVALMQSNPRDESELHSESVVDELTDEDDQFLRHRLHHVHLPKLNAAGFISWDRERDVITRGPRFDEIRPLLRLMERHADELPDDWP from the coding sequence ATGCAACCACAACAGAACACCGGCACCCTCGGAGACTACTTCACCGTCCTGTCGGACGGGCACCGGCGTCGACTGCTCGTGGCGTTGATGCAGTCGAACCCGCGTGACGAGTCAGAACTCCACTCGGAGAGCGTCGTCGACGAGTTGACCGACGAGGACGACCAGTTCCTCCGCCACCGACTCCACCACGTACACCTGCCGAAACTCAACGCTGCAGGGTTCATCAGCTGGGACCGGGAACGAGACGTGATCACGCGCGGACCGCGGTTCGACGAGATCCGGCCTCTCCTCCGACTCATGGAGCGACACGCCGACGAACTCCCGGACGACTGGCCGTGA
- the eif1A gene encoding translation initiation factor eIF-1A, with translation MSDDSPNRKPLRMPDDNQVFATVTEMLGGRRVTLRCADGEERMGRIPGRMRFRTWVKEGDIVIAEPWDWQDEKAEVVWRYESDDAQQLREEGHIQ, from the coding sequence ATGAGCGACGACTCTCCGAACCGAAAGCCGCTGAGGATGCCGGACGACAACCAGGTGTTCGCCACCGTCACCGAGATGCTCGGCGGGCGACGCGTGACACTGCGCTGTGCCGACGGCGAAGAGCGAATGGGCCGTATCCCCGGCCGAATGCGCTTCCGAACGTGGGTCAAGGAGGGCGACATCGTCATCGCCGAGCCGTGGGACTGGCAAGACGAGAAGGCCGAGGTCGTCTGGCGCTACGAGTCCGACGACGCACAGCAGCTTCGCGAAGAAGGCCACATCCAGTAG
- a CDS encoding ADP-ribosylglycohydrolase family protein, with product MSDSATTDERRARARGALIGLACGDALGRPVTGDTPAAVRDRYGRVTELLGADGHRAGTTTGLTAAAVATAHDHIGESGDWPAPAVAGSTAGRTLTAAVPHGLVDAPASERAASAADTTERRADADPVEDDTREAAAVVAVVVGELVDGATTAAALDTARTVALDRGAPVSVRETLAVVGDRAAVTIATAGPALALLETALHEAVVADGPEESTVASVSRGGEAAALGAVAGALAGARHGEADVPIRWRNGLGETAAVLRDLADALTEASPAERR from the coding sequence GTGAGCGACAGCGCGACCACGGACGAGCGGCGAGCACGTGCTCGCGGCGCACTGATCGGCCTCGCCTGCGGCGACGCACTCGGTCGACCAGTCACCGGCGACACGCCGGCGGCGGTGCGCGACCGGTACGGACGGGTGACGGAACTGCTCGGTGCGGACGGGCACCGGGCCGGCACGACAACCGGCTTGACGGCGGCGGCTGTCGCGACGGCCCACGACCACATCGGCGAGTCGGGGGACTGGCCGGCGCCAGCCGTCGCGGGGTCGACGGCGGGTCGAACGCTGACGGCCGCCGTCCCGCACGGTCTCGTGGACGCACCCGCGAGCGAACGGGCGGCCTCGGCGGCTGATACGACCGAGCGGCGGGCCGACGCCGACCCCGTGGAGGACGACACACGCGAGGCCGCCGCGGTGGTGGCGGTCGTTGTCGGCGAACTCGTCGACGGTGCGACGACGGCGGCGGCCCTCGACACCGCCCGGACGGTAGCGCTCGACCGGGGAGCGCCCGTCTCGGTTCGGGAGACGCTCGCGGTCGTCGGCGACCGGGCCGCCGTGACTATCGCGACCGCGGGGCCGGCGCTGGCGTTGTTGGAGACCGCGCTGCACGAGGCCGTGGTCGCCGACGGGCCGGAGGAGTCCACGGTCGCGTCCGTCAGCCGTGGCGGCGAGGCAGCGGCGCTCGGCGCCGTCGCCGGTGCGCTCGCCGGTGCACGCCACGGCGAGGCTGACGTGCCGATTCGGTGGCGCAACGGACTCGGCGAGACTGCTGCGGTCCTGCGCGACCTCGCGGACGCGCTCACCGAAGCGTCGCCAGCCGAGCGGCGGTGA
- a CDS encoding GTP cyclohydrolase III, which yields MTAAQLTLVQIDNYGPWTVTPEPRREMDLQTLQSRLFADLAQYIGNRGGYVFFTRFDNMVAVTNGLDRRDHELLQESVGNRFPVTVSLGVGVDEVPIEALETATERVQAAGSAQSSDRSEAFAGEFLTESADDDVHIAHFDVNDATGKYTDRLNEFDSFINIEHGYASLMKYMREEHGALSFFVGGDNVIAVCPDLTHDEYMGAIDHVADDAGVQLKVGVGSGETPHDAGYAAKHALEDCRYEGTLVEFA from the coding sequence GTGACCGCCGCGCAGTTGACCCTGGTGCAGATCGACAACTACGGCCCGTGGACCGTGACGCCGGAGCCGCGTCGGGAGATGGACCTCCAGACGCTCCAGTCACGCCTGTTCGCGGACCTGGCACAGTACATCGGCAACCGGGGGGGCTACGTCTTCTTCACCCGCTTCGACAACATGGTGGCCGTGACGAACGGCCTCGACCGCCGCGACCACGAACTCCTCCAGGAGTCGGTGGGCAACCGCTTCCCCGTCACCGTCAGCCTCGGTGTCGGCGTCGACGAGGTGCCGATCGAGGCGCTGGAGACGGCGACCGAGCGCGTCCAGGCCGCCGGCTCCGCGCAGTCGTCGGACCGCAGCGAGGCGTTCGCGGGCGAGTTCCTCACCGAGTCGGCCGACGACGACGTGCACATCGCCCACTTCGACGTGAACGACGCGACGGGGAAGTACACCGACCGCCTCAACGAGTTCGACTCGTTCATCAACATCGAACACGGCTACGCCAGCCTGATGAAGTACATGCGCGAGGAGCACGGCGCCCTGTCGTTCTTCGTCGGCGGCGACAACGTCATCGCCGTCTGCCCGGACCTCACCCACGACGAGTACATGGGCGCCATCGACCACGTCGCCGACGACGCCGGCGTCCAGTTGAAGGTCGGCGTCGGCAGCGGCGAGACGCCCCACGACGCCGGCTACGCCGCCAAGCACGCGCTGGAGGACTGCCGCTACGAAGGGACGCTCGTCGAGTTCGCCTGA
- a CDS encoding HAD-IIA family hydrolase — MIRGVVLDVDGTVVRGRDPIPGAPAALVDLRAAELSVCFCSNNPTKGPPAYVERLAAAGIDAHESEVVTAADSTVAYLRDNHADDALYVLGEAGLVEQLEAADLTVTTDRDAATAGVVSIDRSFDYDDLCGALWALNDGTPYVGTDPDRVIPGADAFVPGSGAVINAVRGVLDHDPDAVLGKPSATARDLVLDAVGCPPEECLVVGDRLDTDIALGADAGMTTALVLTGVTDRADVADSPYDPDYVLDDLSGLADVLAAESTPQERTD, encoded by the coding sequence GTGATACGCGGCGTCGTACTCGACGTGGACGGGACGGTCGTGCGGGGCCGAGATCCGATTCCGGGCGCGCCGGCGGCGTTGGTCGACCTGCGCGCGGCGGAGCTCTCGGTGTGTTTCTGCTCGAACAACCCGACGAAGGGGCCGCCGGCGTACGTCGAGCGACTCGCGGCCGCCGGTATCGACGCGCACGAGTCCGAGGTCGTCACGGCCGCCGACAGCACGGTCGCGTACCTCCGCGACAACCACGCCGACGACGCGCTGTACGTGCTCGGGGAGGCGGGCCTCGTCGAGCAACTGGAGGCCGCCGACCTGACCGTCACGACCGATCGCGACGCGGCGACCGCCGGCGTCGTCTCCATCGACCGCTCGTTCGACTACGACGACCTCTGTGGGGCGCTGTGGGCCCTGAACGACGGCACGCCGTACGTCGGAACCGACCCAGACCGCGTCATCCCCGGCGCCGACGCGTTCGTCCCGGGTTCGGGCGCGGTGATCAACGCCGTCCGCGGCGTCCTCGACCACGACCCGGACGCGGTCCTCGGCAAGCCGTCGGCGACGGCGCGAGACCTGGTGCTCGACGCGGTGGGCTGTCCGCCCGAGGAGTGTCTCGTCGTCGGCGACCGCCTCGACACGGACATCGCGCTCGGCGCCGACGCCGGGATGACGACCGCGCTCGTGTTGACGGGCGTCACCGACCGCGCCGACGTCGCCGACTCCCCATACGACCCAGACTACGTCCTCGACGACCTCTCGGGCCTCGCCGACGTGCTCGCGGCCGAGTCGACGCCTCAGGAACGTACCGACTGA
- a CDS encoding OsmC family protein, producing MSDIETSTVSEEGFTSTSEVGDFELTIDALGEDGPDPNSVLVADYASCFLPAFRVGGQQRGHDDLGRVQIDAEATLDDDDDLTGISFDIYVEADVDDDTLADIVERAEGICHVHTALREGLHADVTTHANAF from the coding sequence ATGTCCGACATCGAGACCTCCACGGTCAGCGAAGAAGGGTTCACGAGCACGAGCGAGGTCGGCGACTTCGAGTTGACGATCGACGCGCTGGGTGAGGACGGTCCCGACCCCAACTCCGTGCTGGTGGCCGACTACGCCTCCTGTTTCCTGCCTGCGTTCCGCGTCGGCGGCCAGCAGCGCGGCCACGACGACCTCGGTCGCGTCCAGATCGACGCCGAGGCGACGCTCGACGACGACGACGATCTGACGGGCATCAGCTTCGACATCTACGTCGAGGCCGACGTCGACGACGACACGCTCGCCGACATCGTCGAGCGCGCCGAGGGTATCTGTCACGTCCACACGGCGCTCCGCGAGGGGCTCCACGCCGACGTCACGACGCACGCCAACGCCTTCTGA
- a CDS encoding metal-dependent hydrolase: MDLTWHGHSTWAVEIGDTRLLIDPFFDNPHTSLSPSDVADPDYVLITHGHADHIAHAGEFSDATLVATPEITAYLSDEHGFEDPIGMNLGGTVECGDAFVTMVRADHTSGLNTGYEHEVGMPAGFVLSSQMPTQTSDAENTTFYHAGDTALMSEMKDVIGPFLEPDAVAVPCGDHFTMGPWQAAVAVDWCDPDYAFPMHYDTFPPIEIDVDDFVREVDGTGNDAEVVVLEGDETFTIGGDAY, translated from the coding sequence ATGGACCTCACCTGGCACGGCCACTCTACGTGGGCCGTCGAGATCGGTGACACGCGCCTGCTGATCGACCCGTTCTTCGACAACCCGCACACGTCGCTCTCGCCGTCGGACGTGGCCGACCCCGACTACGTGCTCATCACGCACGGGCACGCCGACCACATCGCCCACGCCGGGGAGTTCTCGGACGCGACGCTCGTCGCGACGCCGGAGATCACGGCGTACCTGAGCGACGAACACGGCTTCGAGGACCCCATCGGGATGAACCTCGGCGGCACCGTCGAGTGCGGCGACGCGTTCGTCACGATGGTCCGCGCGGACCACACCTCCGGCCTCAACACCGGCTACGAGCACGAGGTCGGGATGCCCGCGGGCTTCGTGCTCTCCTCGCAGATGCCGACACAGACGAGCGACGCCGAGAACACGACGTTCTACCACGCCGGCGACACGGCGCTGATGTCGGAGATGAAGGACGTGATCGGGCCGTTCCTCGAACCCGATGCCGTCGCGGTCCCCTGCGGCGACCACTTCACGATGGGGCCGTGGCAGGCCGCCGTCGCGGTCGACTGGTGTGACCCCGACTACGCGTTCCCGATGCACTACGACACGTTCCCGCCGATCGAAATCGACGTGGACGACTTCGTCCGTGAGGTAGACGGCACCGGCAACGACGCCGAAGTCGTCGTCCTCGAGGGTGACGAGACGTTCACCATCGGCGGCGACGCGTACTGA
- a CDS encoding NUDIX hydrolase, whose amino-acid sequence MHEPETTYVGKACAYITRGGSELLVFEGPGHEGLQIPKGTIEPGERPRTAVFREIREESGLATLSSVEKLATDVWTRRESPPKAYVRHFYHAEVHEPRDEWVHVVRDGGAEHGSEFSFSWIGLDEARERGFALDLDDYVGHLPARSALGGPPQAAD is encoded by the coding sequence ATGCACGAGCCGGAGACGACGTACGTCGGGAAGGCGTGCGCGTACATCACTCGCGGCGGCTCGGAACTACTGGTGTTCGAGGGCCCCGGTCACGAGGGGCTCCAGATCCCGAAGGGGACTATCGAACCGGGCGAGCGCCCGCGGACGGCGGTGTTCCGGGAGATTCGCGAGGAGAGCGGACTGGCGACGCTGTCGAGCGTCGAGAAACTGGCGACGGACGTGTGGACCAGACGGGAGTCGCCGCCGAAGGCGTACGTTCGGCACTTCTACCACGCCGAGGTCCACGAACCGCGCGACGAGTGGGTCCACGTCGTGCGCGACGGCGGCGCCGAACACGGGAGCGAGTTCTCGTTCTCGTGGATCGGCCTCGACGAGGCGCGCGAGCGTGGTTTCGCGCTCGACCTCGACGACTACGTCGGTCACCTCCCCGCGCGGTCGGCCCTCGGCGGACCGCCGCAGGCGGCCGACTGA